From the Cervus elaphus chromosome 20, mCerEla1.1, whole genome shotgun sequence genome, one window contains:
- the SLC16A4 gene encoding monocarboxylate transporter 5 isoform X5, producing MDASYLVSVAGITETVSQIISGWVADQNWIKKYHYHMSYLILCGITNLLAPLATTFPLLMTYTISFAVFSGGYLALILPVLVDLSGNSTVHSFLGLASFFAGMAVLSGPPLAGWLYDYTQTYTGSFYFSGACYLLSSVSLFFVPLAERRKNSLTTKKEDCSQVRA from the exons ATGGATGCCTCCTATCTTGTTTCTGTAGCTG GTATCACTGAGACAGTCAGTCAGATTATCTCCGGATGGGTTGCTGATCAAAACTGGATCAAGAAGTATCATTACCACATGTCttacctcatcctctgtggcaTCACTAACCTGCTTGCTCCTTTAGCCACCACATTTCCACTACTCATGACCTACACCATCTCCTTTGCTGTCTTCTCCGGTGGTTACCTGGCACTGATACTTCCTGTGCTG GTTGATCTGTCTGGGAATTCTACAGTACACAGCTTTTTGGGACTTGCAAGTTTCTTTGCTGGGATGGCTGTCCTTTCTGGACCACCTTTAGCAG GCTGGTTATACGATTATACCCAGACATACACCGGCTCCTTCTACTTCTCAGGCGCATGCTATCTCCTCTCTTCAGTTTCCCTTTTCTTCGTACCATTGGCTGAAAGACGGAAAAACAGTCTGACGACAAAAAAAGAAGACTGCAGTCAAGTGAGGgcttaa
- the SLC16A4 gene encoding monocarboxylate transporter 5 isoform X2, with protein MGMTKTFAIFFVVFQEEFEGTSEQTGWIGSIMSSLRFFAGPLVAVICDLTGEKTASSLGAFLVAGGYLISSWATSIPFLCVTMGFLPGLGSAFLYQVAAVVTTKYFKKRLALSTAIARSGMGLTFLLAPFTKVLIDLYDWTGALILLGAITLHLVPSSMLLRPTHTKSKSSSDIKDESSLSPSGPEAACRTETSCCNEIQELAIRDSITQKEGQPGISLTVSQNQSKEFNNECNRNELFRKFKEETYRKKTTSRSCKQKLFDFSLFKNPFFYIFTWSFLLSQLAYFIPTFHLVARAKTLGINIMDASYLVSVAGITETVSQIISGWVADQNWIKKYHYHMSYLILCGITNLLAPLATTFPLLMTYTISFAVFSGGYLALILPVLVDLSGNSTVHSFLGLASFFAGMAVLSGPPLAGWLYDYTQTYTGSFYFSGACYLLSSVSLFFVPLAERRKNSLTTKKEDCSQVRA; from the exons GTCCCCTAGTTGCTGTTATTTGTGACTTAACTGGAGAGAAAACTGCCTCCAGTCTTGGGGCTTTCCTTGTTGCTGGTGGATATCTGATCAGCAGCTGGGCTACAagcattccctttctttgtgtGACTATGGGATTTTTACCTG gtTTGGGCTCTGCTTTCTTGTACCAAGTCGCTGCTGTGGTCACTACCAAATACTTCAAAAAACGATTAGCTCTCTCTACAGCTATTGCCCGTTCAGGGATGGGACTGACATTTCTGTTAGCACCCTTTACGAAAGTCCTGATAGATCTGTATGACTGGACAG GTGCCCTTATATTACTTGGAGCTATCACATTGCATCTGGTTCCTTCTAGTATGCTCTTGCGACCCACTCATACCAAAAGCAAGAGCAGTTCTGATATTAAAGATGAAAGTAGTTTGTCTCCAAGTGGTCCAGAGGCAGCATGTAGAACAGAAACATCATGCTGCAATGAGATACAAGAGTTGGCCATCAGGGACAGTATTACACAGAAGGAAGGACAACCAGGTATAAGTTTAACTGTCTCACAAAATCAAAGCAAAGAGTTCAACAATGAATGTAACAGAAATGAACTCTTCCGAAAATTTAAGGAAGAAACTTATCGGAAAAAGACTACTTCGCGGAGCTGTAAACAAAAACTCTTTGACTTTTCTCTCTTTAAGAATCCTTTTTTCTACATATTTACGTGGTCTTTTCTTCTCAGTCAGCTGGCATATTTCATCCCTACCTTTCACCTGGTAGCCAGAGCCAAAACACTGGGGATAAACATCATGGATGCCTCCTATCTTGTTTCTGTAGCTG GTATCACTGAGACAGTCAGTCAGATTATCTCCGGATGGGTTGCTGATCAAAACTGGATCAAGAAGTATCATTACCACATGTCttacctcatcctctgtggcaTCACTAACCTGCTTGCTCCTTTAGCCACCACATTTCCACTACTCATGACCTACACCATCTCCTTTGCTGTCTTCTCCGGTGGTTACCTGGCACTGATACTTCCTGTGCTG GTTGATCTGTCTGGGAATTCTACAGTACACAGCTTTTTGGGACTTGCAAGTTTCTTTGCTGGGATGGCTGTCCTTTCTGGACCACCTTTAGCAG GCTGGTTATACGATTATACCCAGACATACACCGGCTCCTTCTACTTCTCAGGCGCATGCTATCTCCTCTCTTCAGTTTCCCTTTTCTTCGTACCATTGGCTGAAAGACGGAAAAACAGTCTGACGACAAAAAAAGAAGACTGCAGTCAAGTGAGGgcttaa
- the SLC16A4 gene encoding monocarboxylate transporter 5 isoform X3 has translation MDGHISFLPGPLVAVICDLTGEKTASSLGAFLVAGGYLISSWATSIPFLCVTMGFLPGLGSAFLYQVAAVVTTKYFKKRLALSTAIARSGMGLTFLLAPFTKVLIDLYDWTGALILLGAITLHLVPSSMLLRPTHTKSKSSSDIKDESSLSPSGPEAACRTETSCCNEIQELAIRDSITQKEGQPGISLTVSQNQSKEFNNECNRNELFRKFKEETYRKKTTSRSCKQKLFDFSLFKNPFFYIFTWSFLLSQLAYFIPTFHLVARAKTLGINIMDASYLVSVAGITETVSQIISGWVADQNWIKKYHYHMSYLILCGITNLLAPLATTFPLLMTYTISFAVFSGGYLALILPVLVDLSGNSTVHSFLGLASFFAGMAVLSGPPLAGWLYDYTQTYTGSFYFSGACYLLSSVSLFFVPLAERRKNSLTTKKEDCSQVRA, from the exons GTCCCCTAGTTGCTGTTATTTGTGACTTAACTGGAGAGAAAACTGCCTCCAGTCTTGGGGCTTTCCTTGTTGCTGGTGGATATCTGATCAGCAGCTGGGCTACAagcattccctttctttgtgtGACTATGGGATTTTTACCTG gtTTGGGCTCTGCTTTCTTGTACCAAGTCGCTGCTGTGGTCACTACCAAATACTTCAAAAAACGATTAGCTCTCTCTACAGCTATTGCCCGTTCAGGGATGGGACTGACATTTCTGTTAGCACCCTTTACGAAAGTCCTGATAGATCTGTATGACTGGACAG GTGCCCTTATATTACTTGGAGCTATCACATTGCATCTGGTTCCTTCTAGTATGCTCTTGCGACCCACTCATACCAAAAGCAAGAGCAGTTCTGATATTAAAGATGAAAGTAGTTTGTCTCCAAGTGGTCCAGAGGCAGCATGTAGAACAGAAACATCATGCTGCAATGAGATACAAGAGTTGGCCATCAGGGACAGTATTACACAGAAGGAAGGACAACCAGGTATAAGTTTAACTGTCTCACAAAATCAAAGCAAAGAGTTCAACAATGAATGTAACAGAAATGAACTCTTCCGAAAATTTAAGGAAGAAACTTATCGGAAAAAGACTACTTCGCGGAGCTGTAAACAAAAACTCTTTGACTTTTCTCTCTTTAAGAATCCTTTTTTCTACATATTTACGTGGTCTTTTCTTCTCAGTCAGCTGGCATATTTCATCCCTACCTTTCACCTGGTAGCCAGAGCCAAAACACTGGGGATAAACATCATGGATGCCTCCTATCTTGTTTCTGTAGCTG GTATCACTGAGACAGTCAGTCAGATTATCTCCGGATGGGTTGCTGATCAAAACTGGATCAAGAAGTATCATTACCACATGTCttacctcatcctctgtggcaTCACTAACCTGCTTGCTCCTTTAGCCACCACATTTCCACTACTCATGACCTACACCATCTCCTTTGCTGTCTTCTCCGGTGGTTACCTGGCACTGATACTTCCTGTGCTG GTTGATCTGTCTGGGAATTCTACAGTACACAGCTTTTTGGGACTTGCAAGTTTCTTTGCTGGGATGGCTGTCCTTTCTGGACCACCTTTAGCAG GCTGGTTATACGATTATACCCAGACATACACCGGCTCCTTCTACTTCTCAGGCGCATGCTATCTCCTCTCTTCAGTTTCCCTTTTCTTCGTACCATTGGCTGAAAGACGGAAAAACAGTCTGACGACAAAAAAAGAAGACTGCAGTCAAGTGAGGgcttaa
- the RBM15 gene encoding RNA-binding protein 15, whose protein sequence is MKTAGRDPLPRQSPRWRRAVPLCETSAGRRVSQFRGEDLRRPATMKGKERSPVKPKRSRGGEDSTSRGERSKKLGGSGGSNGSSSGKTDGGGGSRRSLHLDKSSSRGGSREYDTGGGSSSSRLHSYSSPSTKNSSGGGESRSSSRGGGGESRSSGAASSAPGGGDGGEYKTLKISELGSQLSDEAVEDGLFHEFKRFGDVSVKISHLSGSGSGDERVAFVNFRRPEDARAAKHARGRLVLYDRPLKIEAVYVSRRRSRSPLDKDSYPPSASVVGSSVGGHRHPPGGGGGGQRSLSPGGAALGYRDYRLQQLALGRLPPPPPPPLPRDLERERDYSFYERVRPAYSLEPRVGTGAGAAPFREVDEISPEDDQRANRTLFLGNLDITVTESDLRRAFDRFGVITEVDIKRPSRGQTSTYGFLKFENLDMSHRAKLAMSGKIIIRNPIKIGYGKATPTTRLWVGGLGPWVPLAALAREFDRFGTIRTIDYRKGDSWAYIQYESLDAAHAAWTHMRGFPLGGPDRRLRVDFADTEHRYQQQYLQPLPLTHYELVTDTFGHRAPDPLRGARDRTPPLLYRDRDRDLYPDSDWVPPPPPVRERSTRTAATAVPAYEPLDSLDRRRDGWSLDRDRGDRDLPSSRDQPRKRRLPEESGGRHLDRSPESDRPRKRHCAPSPDRSPELGSSRDRYNSDNDRSSRLLLERPSPIRDRRGSLEKSQGDKRDRKNSASAERDKKHRTTASTEGKSPLKKEDRPDGSASSTSTASSKLKSPSQKQDGGTAPAAAASPKLCLAWQGMLLLKNSNFPSNMHLLQGDLQVASSLLVEGSTGGKVAQLKITQRLRLDQPKLDEVTRRIKVAGPNGYAILLAVPGSSDSRSSSSSATSDTATSTQRPLRNLVSYLKQKQAAGVISLPVGGNKDKENTGVLHAFPPCEFSQQFLDSPAKALAKSEEDYLVMIIVRAKLVNNG, encoded by the exons ATGAAGACTGCGGGGCGGGACCCTCTGCCGCGGCAGAGTCCAAGATGGCGGCGTGCGGTTCCGCTGTGTGAAACGAGCGCGGGGCGGCGGGTTAGTCAGTTCCGCGGAGAAGATCTCCGACGACCCGCTACCATGAAGGGAAAAGAGCGCTCTCCGGTCAAGCCGAAACGCTCCCGTGGTGGTGAGGATTCGACTTCCCGCGGGGAGCGGAGCAAGAAGTTAGGGGGATCTGGTGGCAGCAATGGGAGCAGCAGCGGAAAGACCGACGGCGGTGGCGGGTCGCGGCGCAGCCTTCATCTGGACAAGTCTAGCAGCCGAGGTGGTAGCCGCGAGTACGACACCGGAGGGGGCAGCTCCAGTAGCCGCTTGCATAGTTACAGCTCCCCAAGCACCAAAAATTCCTCGGGCGGGGGCGAGTCGCGCAGCAGCTCCCGGGGTGGAGGCGGGGAGTCACGTTCCTCTGGGGCCGCCTCTTCAGCTCCTGGCGGCGGAGATGGCGGGGAATACAAGACGCTGAAGATAAGCGAGTTGGGGTCCCAGCTGAGTGACGAAGCAGTGGAGGACGGATTGTTTCACGAGTTTAAACGCTTCGGTGATGTAAGTGTCAAAATCAGTCATCTCTCGGGTTCTGGCAGCGGGGATGAGCGAGTAGCCTTTGTGAACTTCCGGCGGCCAGAGGACGCGCGGGCGGCCAAGCATGCCAGAGGCCGCCTAGTGCTCTATGACCGGCCTCTGAAGATAGAAGCTGTGTATGTGAGCCGGCGCCGCAGCCGCTCCCCTTTAGACAAAGATTCCTATCCTCCTTCAGCGAGTGTGGTCGGGTCCTCTGTAGGTGGCCACCGGCacccccctggaggaggtggtggaggccAGAGATCACTTTCCCCTGGTGGCGCAGCCTTGGGATACAGAGACTACCGGTTGCAGCAGTTGGCCCTTGGCCGCCTGCCCCCTCCACCTCCGCCACCACTGCCCCGAGACCTGGAGAGAGAGCGAGACTACTCGTTCTATGAGAGAGTGCGCCCAGCCTACAGTCTTGAGCCAAGGGTGGGAACTGGAGCAGGTGCTGCTCCTTTCAGAGAAGTAGATGAGATCTCACCCGAGGATGATCAGCGAGCTAACCGGACGCTTTTCTTGGGCAACCTAGACATCACTGTGACAGAGAGTGATCTAAGAAGGGCCTTTGACCGTTTCGGAGTCATCACAGAGGTAGACATCAAGAGGCCTTCTCGGGGCCAGACCAGTACCTATGGCTTTCTCAAATTTGAAAACCTAGATATGTCTCACCGGGCCAAACTAGCGATGTCTGGCAAAATTATAATTCGGAATCCTATCAAAATTGGCTATGGCAAAGCTACACCCACCACCCGCCTTTGGGTAGGTGGCCTGGGTCCTTGGGTGCCTCTTGCTGCCCTGGCACGGGAGTTTGACCGATTTGGCACCATACGCACCATTGACTACCGCAAAGGTGATAGTTGGGCATATATCCAGTACGAAAGCCTGGATGCAGCTCATGCTGCTTGGACCCATATGAGGGGCTTCCCACTTGGTGGCCCAGATCGTCGCCTTAGAGTAGACTTTGCAGATACAGAACATCGTTACCAGCAGCAGTATCTGCAGCCTCTGCCGTTAACTCATTATGAACTGGTGACAGATACTTTTGGACACCGGGCACCCGACCCTTTGAGGGGTGCTCGGGATAGGACACCACCCTTACTGTACAGAGATCGTGATAGGGACCTTTATCCTGACTCTGATTGGgttccgcccccacccccagtccgtGAACGCAGCACTCGGACTGCAGCTACTGCTGTGCCTGCTTATGAGCCACTGGATAGCCTGGATCGCAGGCGGGATGGCTGGTCCTTGGACCGGGACAGAGGTGATCGAGATCTGCCCAGCAGCAGAGACCAACCTAGGAAGCGAAGGCTGCCTGAGGAGAGTGGGGGTCGGCATCTGGATAGGTCCCCAGAGAGTGACCGTCCACGGAAACGTCATTGCGCGCCTTCTCCTGACCGCAGTCCAGAATTGGGCAGTAGCCGGGATCGCTACAACAGCGACAACGATCGATCTTCCCGTCTTCTCTTGGAAAGGCCCTCTCCAATTAGAGACCGACGAGGTAGTTTGGAGAAGAGCCAGGGTGACAAGCGAGACCGTAAAAACTCTGCATCAGCTGAACGGGATAAGAAGCACCGGACAACTGCTTCCACGGAGGGTAAAAGCCCTCTGAAAAAAGAAGATCGGCCTGATGGGAGTGCATCCAGCACCAGCACTGCTTCATCGAAGCTGAAGTCCCCTTCCCAGAAACAGGATGGGGGGACCGCccctgcagcagcagcatctcccaAACTCTGTTTGGCTTGGCAGGGCATGCTTCTGTTGAAGAACAGCAACTTTCCTTCCAACATGCATCTGTTGCAGGGTGACCTTCAGGTGGCTAGTAGTCTTCTTGTGGAGGGCTCAACTGGAGGCAAAGTGGCCCAGCTCAAGATCACTCAGCGTCTTCGTTTGgaccagcccaagttggatgaAGTAACGCGACGCATCAAAGTGGCAGGGCCCAATGGTTATGCTATTCTTCTGGCTGTGCCTGGAAGTTCTGATAGCAGGTCCTCTTCTTCCTCAGCCACATCAGACACTGCCACCTCTACTCAGAGGCCACTTAGGAACCTCGTGTCCTACTTAAAGCAAAAGCAGGCCGCTGGGGTGATCAGCCTCCCTGTGGGGGGCAACAAAGACAAGGAAAACACCGGAGTCCTTCATGCCTTTCCACCCTGTGAGTTCTCCCAGCAGTTCCTGGATTCCCCTGCCAAGGCACTGGCCAAATCTGAAGAAGATTACCTGGTCATGATCATTGTCCGTG CAAAACTGGTGAACAACGGATGA